The following are encoded together in the Acidovorax sp. KKS102 genome:
- a CDS encoding YihY/virulence factor BrkB family protein, with translation MNESSAPLATTPWLARMAQPLQPLWRLVQPFWRAAQMWLDADGLRMSAAMSFYGMLSLAPLLLLLVGVLGWWVDRSYLESSLVAQVQSVMGQQVADVVRQALASAQAPSEGRLASVIGFVVLVSGATGVFVELQSALERLWRRDDDTPPQRAAWWRMASLRLRGLAYVLALGFLLLVSLALSTLIHLLAGWAGQHLAAGHLPVLAPLAPLLQLVNEAIAFGLAVALFVGLMRIGAGPKPSLRYLVMGAVVGASLFTVGKQLLAWYLSTAAVVSAYGAAGSLVVLLMWIYFSSAILLFSASCAQALEDALHSGPRRPAALARWAASARARVQEL, from the coding sequence ATGAACGAGTCTTCCGCGCCCCTGGCGACAACCCCCTGGCTTGCCCGCATGGCCCAGCCCCTGCAGCCGCTGTGGCGCCTGGTGCAGCCGTTCTGGCGTGCCGCGCAGATGTGGCTGGACGCCGACGGGCTGCGCATGAGCGCGGCCATGTCGTTCTACGGCATGCTGAGCCTGGCGCCCCTGTTGCTGCTGCTGGTGGGCGTGCTGGGCTGGTGGGTGGACCGCAGCTATCTGGAGAGCAGCCTGGTCGCCCAGGTGCAGTCGGTGATGGGCCAGCAGGTGGCCGACGTGGTGCGCCAGGCCCTGGCCAGCGCGCAGGCGCCGTCAGAGGGGCGGCTGGCATCGGTCATCGGATTTGTGGTGCTGGTCTCGGGCGCCACCGGGGTGTTTGTGGAGCTGCAGTCCGCGCTGGAGCGGCTGTGGCGCCGAGACGATGACACGCCGCCCCAGCGCGCCGCGTGGTGGCGCATGGCGTCGCTGCGGTTGCGGGGGCTGGCCTATGTGCTGGCGCTGGGGTTCTTGCTGCTGGTGTCGCTGGCGCTGTCCACCTTGATCCACCTGTTGGCGGGCTGGGCCGGGCAGCATCTGGCCGCAGGCCACCTGCCTGTCTTGGCGCCCCTGGCGCCGCTGCTGCAGCTCGTCAATGAAGCCATTGCCTTCGGGCTGGCCGTGGCGCTGTTTGTGGGGCTCATGCGCATCGGCGCGGGCCCCAAGCCGTCGCTGCGTTACCTGGTGATGGGCGCGGTGGTGGGGGCCTCGCTGTTCACGGTGGGCAAGCAGCTGCTGGCCTGGTACCTGTCCACCGCCGCCGTGGTGTCGGCCTACGGGGCGGCGGGCTCGCTGGTGGTGCTGCTGATGTGGATCTACTTTTCGTCGGCCATCCTGCTGTTTTCTGCGAGTTGTGCGCAGGCGCTGGAGGATGCCT
- a CDS encoding SDR family oxidoreductase, whose protein sequence is MSVKQLFDLTGQVALVTGGSRGLGLQMAEALGEMGAKLAITARKADELAEAKKHLEGMGYEVLTVVNDLQKTEDIPGLVDQVVERFGTIDILVNNAGATWGAKAEDYPDAAWHKVMDLNVSAPFFLSREVGKRCMIPRGKGSIIVTASVAALKGTPPGMNTIAYNTSKAAALHFARTLASEWGHYGIRVNAICPGFFPSKMASGLIEKLGPAMIERTPLRRIGGEEDLKGAVVFLASNASRHITGESIVVDGGASLI, encoded by the coding sequence ATGAGTGTCAAGCAACTCTTCGATCTCACCGGCCAGGTCGCCCTGGTCACCGGCGGCTCGCGCGGCCTGGGCCTGCAGATGGCCGAAGCCCTGGGCGAAATGGGCGCCAAACTCGCCATCACCGCGCGCAAGGCCGATGAGCTGGCCGAGGCCAAGAAGCACCTGGAAGGCATGGGCTACGAGGTGCTGACCGTGGTGAACGACCTGCAAAAGACCGAGGACATCCCCGGCCTGGTGGACCAGGTGGTCGAACGCTTTGGCACCATCGACATCCTCGTCAACAACGCAGGTGCCACCTGGGGCGCCAAGGCCGAGGACTACCCCGACGCCGCCTGGCACAAGGTGATGGACCTGAATGTGAGCGCACCTTTTTTCCTGTCGCGCGAGGTCGGCAAGCGCTGCATGATCCCGCGCGGCAAGGGCTCGATCATCGTCACGGCCTCGGTGGCCGCACTGAAGGGCACGCCCCCGGGCATGAACACCATTGCCTACAACACCTCCAAGGCCGCCGCGCTGCACTTTGCGCGCACGCTGGCGTCCGAATGGGGACACTACGGCATTCGCGTCAATGCGATCTGCCCCGGCTTCTTCCCGAGCAAGATGGCCAGCGGCCTGATTGAAAAGCTGGGCCCTGCGATGATCGAGCGCACGCCCCTGCGCCGCATTGGCGGCGAAGAGGACCTCAAAGGCGCGGTGGTGTTTCTGGCGTCCAATGCCTCGCGGCACATCACGGGTGAGTCCATCGTGGTGGATGGTGGCGCCAGTTTGATTTGA